One window of the Camelina sativa cultivar DH55 chromosome 1, Cs, whole genome shotgun sequence genome contains the following:
- the LOC104777532 gene encoding uncharacterized protein LOC104777532 isoform X1, protein MAQLLSFRVYLSAETQKASSESLKRTQKTRKPFSPGRRGPVAPPRKPQNLNLEVSPHRAVSAVRLMRIEYGGAFADLLNEKGKGSGSNEMSYVERTIGFRTRDLDDRDLRLVTDVVGGTIRWRRFLDHLIGSLCHNERTFRNMEPLLLQILRIAVYEIIKLDMPSYAVVDENVRLAKVALRPGAGDFVNGILRKLVSLKEKDALPLPKVEGDDRAQARALATLHSHPVWMVRRWVKYLGLDEATKLMIWNNSDPGFSLRANTGRDITRADLVERLESLKVPHELSLNLEEFVRIKTGLQTVVQAGLLKEGFCSVQDESAGLIVSVVKPQPGERIMDACAAPGGKTLFMASCLKGQGMIYAMDVNEGRLRILGETAKSHQVDGLITTIHSDLRVFAETNEVRYDKVLLDAPCSGLGVLSKRADLRWNRKLEDMVELTKLQDELLDSASKLVKHGGVLVYSTCSIDPEENEGRVEAFLQRHPEFSIDPVTSFVPSSFVTSQGFFLSNPVKHSLDGAFAARLNRAL, encoded by the exons ATGGCGCAATTGCTCTCATTTCGCGTTTATCTATCTGCTGAAACGCAGAAAGCTTCTTCAGAGTCGTTGAAGCGAACCCAAAAGACACGTAAACCATTTTCTCCTGGTAGAAGAG GTCCGGTGGCTCCGCCGAGGAAACCCCAGAATCTGAATTTGGAAGTTTCTCCACATAGAGCTG TATCTGCAGTTAGATTGATGAGAATTGAGTACGGAGGTGCGTTTGCTGATCTTTTGAATGAGAAAGGAAAAGGCTCTGGGAGCAATGAGATGAGTTACGTTGAAAGGACTATCGGTTTTCGGACTCGCGATTTGGATGACCGGGATCTTAGACTG GTTACGGATGTTGTTGGAGGAACAATACGATGGAGGAGGTTTCTTGATCATTTGATTGGTTCCCTTTGCCACAACGAGAGAACATTTCGAAATATGGAACCTCTTCTATTGCAG ATTCTCCGCATTGCTGTCTATGAGATCATTAAGCTTGATATGCCGTCATATGCTGTTGTAGATGAG AACGTAAGGCTTGCAAAGGTTGCCCTCAGACCTGGTGCTGGAGATTTTGTCAATGGGATTCTTCGTAAGCTAGTCTCTCTTAAG GAAAAAGACGCCCTTCCATTACCTAAAGTGGAAGGGGATGATCGTGCACAAGCACGTGCACTTGCTACCCTTCATTCACATCCCGTT TGGATGGTTAGGCGATGGGTAAAGTATCTTGGGTTGGATGAAGCCACAAAGCTGATGATATGGAATAACAGTGATCCTGGATTTAGCTTAAG GGCCAACACGGGAAGGGACATTACAAGGGCAGACCTTGTGGAGCGTCTAGAAAGTTTAAAG GTTCCGCACGAGCTATCCTTAAATTTGGAGGAATTTGTCCGCATCAAAACAGGCTTGCAG ACTGTGGTGCAAGCTGGTTTACTCAAGGAAGGCTTCTGTTCTGTTCAGGATGAGAGTGCAG GACTAATAGTCTCAGTGGTGAAACCTCAGCCAGGCGAGAGGATAATGGATGCATGTGCTGCTCCTGGAGGAAAGACCCTATTCATGGCATCATGCTTGAAAGGCCAAG GTATGATATATGCTATGGATGTGAACGAAGGACGTCTAAGAATTCTTGGCGAGACAGCAAAATCACACCAAGTTGATGGACTTATCACAACCATTCACTCCGATCTCCGTGTCTTCGCT GAAACCAATGAGGTACGATATGATAAAGTTTTGCTTGATGCCCCGTGTTCTGGACTCGGCGTCCTCTCCAAG AGAGCGGACTTGAGATGGAACCGTAAACTCGAGGACATGGTAGAGCTCACAAAACTGCAGGATGAGCTTCTTGATTCTGCCTCCAA ACTGGTGAAGCACGGTGGGGTCTTGGTATACAGTACTTGCTCAATAGACCCCGAAGAAAATGAAGGAAGGGTCGAAGCATTTCTCCAAAGACATCCC GAGTTCTCCATAGATCCAGTAACTAGTTTTGTACCGTCGAGTTTTGTAACCTCGCAAGGCTTCTTTTTATCCAACCCAGTGAAACACTCCTTGGATGGAGCATTTGCAGCCCGTCTGAATCGAGCCTTATGA
- the LOC104777532 gene encoding uncharacterized protein LOC104777532 isoform X2: MAQLLSFRVYLSAETQKASSESLKRTQKTRKPFSPGRRGPVAPPRKPQNLNLEVSPHRAVSAVRLMRIEYGGAFADLLNEKGKGSGSNEMSYVERTIGFRTRDLDDRDLRLVTDVVGGTIRWRRFLDHLIGSLCHNERTFRNMEPLLLQILRIAVYEIIKLDMPSYAVVDENVRLAKVALRPGAGDFVNGILRKLVSLKEKDALPLPKVEGDDRAQARALATLHSHPVWMVRRWVKYLGLDEATKLMIWNNSDPGFSLRANTGRDITRADLVERLESLKVPHELSLNLEEFVRIKTGLQTVVQAGLLKEGFCSVQDESAGLIVSVVKPQPGERIMDACAAPGGKTLFMASCLKGQGMIYAMDVNEGRLRILGETAKSHQVDGLITTIHSDLRVFAETNEVRYDKVLLDAPCSGLGVLSKRADLRWNRKLEDMVELTKLQDELLDSASKLVKHGGVLVYSTCSIDPEENEGRVEAFLQRHPEFSIDPVTSFVPSSFVTSQGFFLSNPVKHSLDGAFVARLIRAL; encoded by the exons ATGGCGCAATTGCTCTCATTTCGCGTTTATCTATCTGCTGAAACGCAGAAAGCTTCTTCAGAGTCGTTGAAGCGAACCCAAAAGACACGTAAACCATTTTCTCCTGGTAGAAGAG GTCCGGTGGCTCCGCCGAGGAAACCCCAGAATCTGAATTTGGAAGTTTCTCCACATAGAGCTG TATCTGCAGTTAGATTGATGAGAATTGAGTACGGAGGTGCGTTTGCTGATCTTTTGAATGAGAAAGGAAAAGGCTCTGGGAGCAATGAGATGAGTTACGTTGAAAGGACTATCGGTTTTCGGACTCGCGATTTGGATGACCGGGATCTTAGACTG GTTACGGATGTTGTTGGAGGAACAATACGATGGAGGAGGTTTCTTGATCATTTGATTGGTTCCCTTTGCCACAACGAGAGAACATTTCGAAATATGGAACCTCTTCTATTGCAG ATTCTCCGCATTGCTGTCTATGAGATCATTAAGCTTGATATGCCGTCATATGCTGTTGTAGATGAG AACGTAAGGCTTGCAAAGGTTGCCCTCAGACCTGGTGCTGGAGATTTTGTCAATGGGATTCTTCGTAAGCTAGTCTCTCTTAAG GAAAAAGACGCCCTTCCATTACCTAAAGTGGAAGGGGATGATCGTGCACAAGCACGTGCACTTGCTACCCTTCATTCACATCCCGTT TGGATGGTTAGGCGATGGGTAAAGTATCTTGGGTTGGATGAAGCCACAAAGCTGATGATATGGAATAACAGTGATCCTGGATTTAGCTTAAG GGCCAACACGGGAAGGGACATTACAAGGGCAGACCTTGTGGAGCGTCTAGAAAGTTTAAAG GTTCCGCACGAGCTATCCTTAAATTTGGAGGAATTTGTCCGCATCAAAACAGGCTTGCAG ACTGTGGTGCAAGCTGGTTTACTCAAGGAAGGCTTCTGTTCTGTTCAGGATGAGAGTGCAG GACTAATAGTCTCAGTGGTGAAACCTCAGCCAGGCGAGAGGATAATGGATGCATGTGCTGCTCCTGGAGGAAAGACCCTATTCATGGCATCATGCTTGAAAGGCCAAG GTATGATATATGCTATGGATGTGAACGAAGGACGTCTAAGAATTCTTGGCGAGACAGCAAAATCACACCAAGTTGATGGACTTATCACAACCATTCACTCCGATCTCCGTGTCTTCGCT GAAACCAATGAGGTACGATATGATAAAGTTTTGCTTGATGCCCCGTGTTCTGGACTCGGCGTCCTCTCCAAG AGAGCGGACTTGAGATGGAACCGTAAACTCGAGGACATGGTAGAGCTCACAAAACTGCAGGATGAGCTTCTTGATTCTGCCTCCAA ACTGGTGAAGCACGGTGGGGTCTTGGTATACAGTACTTGCTCAATAGACCCCGAAGAAAATGAAGGAAGGGTCGAAGCATTTCTCCAAAGACATCCC GAGTTCTCCATAGATCCAGTAACTAGTTTTGTACCGTCGAGTTTTGTAACCTCGCAAG
- the LOC104777532 gene encoding uncharacterized protein LOC104777532 isoform X3, translated as MAQLLSFRVYLSAETQKASSESLKRTQKTRKPFSPGRRGPVAPPRKPQNLNLEVSPHRAVSAVRLMRIEYGGAFADLLNEKGKGSGSNEMSYVERTIGFRTRDLDDRDLRLVTDVVGGTIRWRRFLDHLIGSLCHNERTFRNMEPLLLQILRIAVYEIIKLDMPSYAVVDENVRLAKVALRPGAGDFVNGILRKLVSLKEKDALPLPKVEGDDRAQARALATLHSHPVWMVRRWVKYLGLDEATKLMIWNNSDPGFSLRANTGRDITRADLVERLESLKVPHELSLNLEEFVRIKTGLQTVVQAGLLKEGFCSVQDESAGLIVSVVKPQPGERIMDACAAPGGKTLFMASCLKGQGMIYAMDVNEGRLRILGETAKSHQVDGLITTIHSDLRVFAETNEVRYDKVLLDAPCSGLGVLSKRADLRWNRKLEDMVELTKLQDELLDSASKYALCTYILTGEARWGLGIQYLLNRPRRK; from the exons ATGGCGCAATTGCTCTCATTTCGCGTTTATCTATCTGCTGAAACGCAGAAAGCTTCTTCAGAGTCGTTGAAGCGAACCCAAAAGACACGTAAACCATTTTCTCCTGGTAGAAGAG GTCCGGTGGCTCCGCCGAGGAAACCCCAGAATCTGAATTTGGAAGTTTCTCCACATAGAGCTG TATCTGCAGTTAGATTGATGAGAATTGAGTACGGAGGTGCGTTTGCTGATCTTTTGAATGAGAAAGGAAAAGGCTCTGGGAGCAATGAGATGAGTTACGTTGAAAGGACTATCGGTTTTCGGACTCGCGATTTGGATGACCGGGATCTTAGACTG GTTACGGATGTTGTTGGAGGAACAATACGATGGAGGAGGTTTCTTGATCATTTGATTGGTTCCCTTTGCCACAACGAGAGAACATTTCGAAATATGGAACCTCTTCTATTGCAG ATTCTCCGCATTGCTGTCTATGAGATCATTAAGCTTGATATGCCGTCATATGCTGTTGTAGATGAG AACGTAAGGCTTGCAAAGGTTGCCCTCAGACCTGGTGCTGGAGATTTTGTCAATGGGATTCTTCGTAAGCTAGTCTCTCTTAAG GAAAAAGACGCCCTTCCATTACCTAAAGTGGAAGGGGATGATCGTGCACAAGCACGTGCACTTGCTACCCTTCATTCACATCCCGTT TGGATGGTTAGGCGATGGGTAAAGTATCTTGGGTTGGATGAAGCCACAAAGCTGATGATATGGAATAACAGTGATCCTGGATTTAGCTTAAG GGCCAACACGGGAAGGGACATTACAAGGGCAGACCTTGTGGAGCGTCTAGAAAGTTTAAAG GTTCCGCACGAGCTATCCTTAAATTTGGAGGAATTTGTCCGCATCAAAACAGGCTTGCAG ACTGTGGTGCAAGCTGGTTTACTCAAGGAAGGCTTCTGTTCTGTTCAGGATGAGAGTGCAG GACTAATAGTCTCAGTGGTGAAACCTCAGCCAGGCGAGAGGATAATGGATGCATGTGCTGCTCCTGGAGGAAAGACCCTATTCATGGCATCATGCTTGAAAGGCCAAG GTATGATATATGCTATGGATGTGAACGAAGGACGTCTAAGAATTCTTGGCGAGACAGCAAAATCACACCAAGTTGATGGACTTATCACAACCATTCACTCCGATCTCCGTGTCTTCGCT GAAACCAATGAGGTACGATATGATAAAGTTTTGCTTGATGCCCCGTGTTCTGGACTCGGCGTCCTCTCCAAG AGAGCGGACTTGAGATGGAACCGTAAACTCGAGGACATGGTAGAGCTCACAAAACTGCAGGATGAGCTTCTTGATTCTGCCTCCAAGTATGCACTCTGTACATACATTTTG ACTGGTGAAGCACGGTGGGGTCTTGGTATACAGTACTTGCTCAATAGACCCCGAAGAAAATGA
- the LOC104777576 gene encoding WEB family protein At3g13190 has translation MATFHTVKDAVKLFDAGFCGGKPLNKRQEQGVLVEETNLCLWNREINKLKEKIKNAEKTKIEALFELEEAKKTVERLSQKLGTKQNVRSGEIDLDLSTSVRGVTTELGFAKESIHRVAEEESELCLLMESLNLELQKVEKEHSELKESEQRERDQAIEKLKKETKDAKTELSLLEEELKIALSEAQEAEAAEKHAREQLNVAVLQSDFRSSSAEVKESGTEELTETEALRACRDETLKTLEMSEREIEDIKAATQDALKKAEIAQEATVVVDVELKRRRKAASRILAESKMCAKSTKEVLKSKPRSSSKEGCLVKC, from the exons ATGGCTACTTTTCATACTGTTAAAGATGCGGTGAAGCTCTTTGACGCTGGTTTCTGTGGAGGAAAACCTCTTAACAAGAGACAAGAACAG GGAGTGTTGGTGGAGGAGACAAACCTCTGTCTCTGGAACAGAGAGATTAATAAgttgaaagaaaagataaagaatGCTGAGAAGACCAAGATTGAGGCTTTGTttgagcttgaggaagctaagAAAACAGTTGAACGTCTCAGTCAGAAGCTAGGAACGAAGCAGAATGTGAGAAGTGGTGAGATAGATTTAGATTTGAGTACTAGTGTGAGAGGTGTGACTACAGAGTTAGGCTTTGCTAAGGAATCGATTCATAGAGTAGCTGAAGAGGAGAGTGAACTGTGTTTGTTAATGGAGTCTCTTAACCTCGAGCTTCAAAAAGTGGAGAAAGAACATTCAGAGCTTAAAGAGAGTGAGCAAAGAGAGAGGGATCAAGCCATTGAGAAGCTGAAGAAGGAAACCAAAGATGCCAAGACCGAGCTGTCGCTGTTAGAAGAAGAGCTAAAGATTGCTCTTTCCGAGGCTCAAGAAGCAGAAGCAGCAGAGAAGCATGCCAGGGAACAGTTAAATGTTGCAGTTTTACAATCCGATTTCAGATCATCATCAGCTGAGGTGAAAGAAAGTGGTACTGAAGAATTAACTGAGACAGAAGCGTTAAGAGCTTGTAGAGATGAAACACTGAAAACATTAGagatgagtgagagagagattgaagatataaAAGCAGCAACACAAGATGCATTGAAGAAAGCTGAGATAGCTCAAGAAGCTACAGTTGTAGTGGATGTAGAGCTTAAACGAAGGCGTAAAGCAGCGAGTAGGATCTTGGCAGAATCGAAAATGTGTGCCAAATCAACAAAGGAAGTGCTCAAGTCAAAACCGAGATCATCGTCAAAAGAAGGTTGTTTGGTCAAGTGTTAG
- the LOC104777591 gene encoding protein CWC15 homolog produces MTTAARPTWAPAKGGNEQGGARIFGPSQKYSSRDVAAHTTLKPRREGQHTQEELKKKNLRDELEDRERRHFSSKDKSYSDERDSRRGSQLLLEGSRKDPEDRIYARNVDADDSDGDNNNNGGDESDDESDDDDEDDTEALMAELDQIKKERVEERLRKEKLEQMEELNAKEEELLKGNPLLNAPTSFNVKRRWDDDVVFKNQARGEMKAPKRFINDTIRSDFHRKFLQRYMK; encoded by the exons ATGACGACTGCAGCAAGACCTACATGGGCTCCAGCTAAGGGAGGTAACGAGCAAGGTGGTGCTCGGATCTTTGGTCCGTCTCAGAAGTATTCGTCCCGTGATGTCGCCGCTCACACAACTTTAAAGCCGAG GAGGGAAGGGCAACACACTCAAGAGGAACTCAAGAAGAAAAATCTTCGTGATGAGCTTGAAGACCGTGAGAGGAGACACTTCTCTTCCAAAGACAAATCATACAGTG ATGAAAGAGATAGCAGAAGAGGAAGTCAGCTTTTACTGGAAG GCTCTAGAAAGGATCCTGAAGATCGGATTTATGCTCGCAATGTAGATGCTGATGATTCTGATGGTGATAACAATAACAATGGTGGCGATGAAAG tgatGATGAAAGTGACGATGATGACGAGGACGACACTGAAGCTCTTATGGCTGAACTCGACcagataaagaaagaaagagtggAAGAGAGGCTCAGGAAG GAAAAGCTGGAGCAGATGGAAGAGCTAAACGCCAAGGAAGAGGAACTTCTCAAAGGAAACCCACTGCTTAATGCTCCAACTTCGTTTAATGTCAAAAGGAG GTGGGATGATGATGTTGTCTTCAAGAACCAGGCACGTGGTGAAATGAAAGCACCTAAGCGCTTCATCAATGATACAATCAGGAGTGACTTCCACAGAAAATTCCTGCAGAGATACATGAAGTGA